A genome region from Diorhabda carinulata isolate Delta chromosome 2, icDioCari1.1, whole genome shotgun sequence includes the following:
- the LOC130903985 gene encoding homeotic protein spalt-major-like isoform X3 — translation MCSFEQTLQLLRLQSQMIHVFTQSHKRIDNEELDAVFNNYINLINFYHLNNDGLAEAEPVAPEELPEVLMCQRCQEQFTDVQEYLTHKEECDKKAIKHDDPAHSDPEDMVVSEDDDDDEETGNKGIEKMRRNRQDAANNNSVEEHSPDAESQRLGFPFPLSAAPGHVTLEALQNTKVAVAQFAATAMANNADNEAALQELAVLQSTLFTLQHQQVLQLQLINQLQHQLQIDRTKGDEEETAATSPSASENVDESEQNQSGCSPPPQALPTSREPTPASLPPVMPPNVQPSPAAEPPSPEVSVPSSMAQQIQPPMCSISSSLASTIITHNDEQILEEPNTLEMLQKRAQEVLDNASQGLLATNLADELAFRRSKGSMSPYESKGRNEPFFKHRCRYCGKVFGSDSALQIHIRSHTGERPYKCNVCGSRFTTKGNLKVHFQRHSQKFPHIKMNPNPVPEHLDKYHPPLLAQLGQQSSLSPGGPPHHPHLGFPTGPHFPPTSLPLFRPQVPQPTDVVVGNQIPPSPHRLLDHPPRLFPPHPLFLKREEQETPADLSKPPRSPSPVEDKMHSPEREDKREKDSVEETKPVLNTHSQIITPKQETNLTDNENEHEPYSSSLHYDDCSNSSKYSNEDLLEPRSPPGGEPNENVQDEPENLSSRNNSITGPLSISTGQRLPANFSFGNTSSPPSSTSSGSLGHFPINYLPDITKDPSIYTNLLPRPGSNDNSWESLIEVTKTSETSKLQQLVDNIEHKLSDPNQCVICHRVLSCKSALQMHYRTHTGERPFRCKICGRAFTTKGNLKTHMGVHRAKPPMRVLHQCPVCHKKFTNALVLQQHIRLHTGEPTDLTPEQIQAAEIKDFPSPGGFPGLPNSIHPFLNQGFAAPGLSPLGHSGMPLNMRCDRDIKSEHGSMDDDEDDDDDDAMSTCDNPQIPPFSSSPSDVQNVGMPASQFSGSGLSCSAEDLCSNRTTTPPPLQNGDKSPSQSGVTSPGSADLRSSPNNTSVQIPRPPSSQQASSPAPSDNSIGALDLTPRNQPPITSPGPLTPSGAPSMFPSFGLLPSGGQSPLMSSALSSLTSSVLTSTSFSPLRLAVGPIGALGRGNTTCNLCFKTFACNSALEIHYRSHTKERPFKCTVCERGFSTKDGCQCTQRRIQEEVEHLRAQNQKSSLFNSVPSVFCLPMTPGYASSRTKKAGNMKQHMLTHKIRDMPPHMFDNKPPNMNSEDSTPLPPSLPKMEPPSDNEQPQTQNPLQPPQVLQPPQVPSQPEKHELESQQIKREPTETELPLPKRPPTLQIHMRTHTGDKPFRCTVCQKAFTTKGNLKVHMGTHMWSNGASRRGRRMSLDLPPIPMTPKDSEFLQRRPDLFYPYLPAPFLNGMQQKLNEISLVQNNHNGLTGAGKYSGLLGFGYPPPESLRSQASSPERSERPPSHEPDTRGLWDLHFERKSAADAPREDLLTPTANREGLAA, via the exons GATTGATAATGAAGAATTAGATGCcgtatttaataattatataaacttGATAAACTTTTATCACCTCAACAATGATGGTTTGGCTGAAG cCGAACCCGTTGCTCCCGAAGAACTACCTGAAGTACTAATGTGTCAACGATGCCAGGAACAATTCACAGATGTACAAGAATATTTAACACACAAAGAAGAGTGCGacaaaaaagctataaaacACGATGACCCAGCTCATTCAGATCCGGAAGATATGGTGGTATCAGAAGACGACGATGACGATGAAGAAACGGGTAATAAAGGTATAGAAAAGATGCGGAGAAATCGACAAGACGCCGCTAATAATAATAGCGTCGAAGAACATTCTCCGGATGCCGAAAGTCAAAGATTAGGTTTCCCGTTTCCTCTATCGGCGGCACCAGGTCATGTGACGTTGGAAGCTTTGCAGAATACCAAAGTAGCCGTAGCTCAATTCGCGGCAACGGCTATGGCAAACAACGCCGATAACGAAGCAGCATTACAAGAATTAGCTGTTCTACAATCGACTTTATTCACCTTACAACACCAACAAGTATTACAGCTACAGCTTATCAATCAACTCCAACATCAGCTTCAAATAGATAGAACCAAAGGAGATGAAGAAGAAACAGCTGCCACTTCACCTTCGGCATCCGAAAATGTTGATGAAAGTGAACAAAATCAATCGGGATGTTCACCACCACCTCAAGCTTTACCTACATCTCGCGAACCGACTCCAGCTTCCCTACCTCCAGTTATGCCGCCTAACGTGCAACCTTCACCAGCTGCCGAACCTCCATCGCCGGAAGTTTCGGTTCCATCGTCGATGGCTCAGCAAATTCAACCTCCGATGTGTTCGATATCTTCGTCATTAGCGTCCACAATTATAACGCATAACGATGAACAAATATTAGAAGAACCGAATACGTTGGAAATGTTGCAAAAACGAGCTCAAGAAGTATTAGATAATGCCAGCCAAGGTTTATTAGCTACCAATTTAGCAGACGAATTAGCATTTAGAAGGAGTAAGGGATCTATGTCGCCGTATGAATCGAAAGGTAGAAACGAACCGTTCTTCAAACACCGTTGTAGATATTGTGGTAAAGTGTTCGGTTCCGATTCGGCCCTTCAAATACATATCCGCTCGCATACCGGTGAACGCCCTTACAAATGTAACGTATGTGGAAGTCGTTTCACTACTAAAGGCAATTTGAAAGTGCATTTTCAAAGACACAGTCAAAAATTTCCGCATATCAAAATGAATCCTAATCCCGTACCCGAACATCTTGATAAATATCATCCACCTTTATTAGCACAGCTAGGACAACAATCTTCTTTATCTCCCGGAGGACCGCCGCATCATCCTCACCTTGGATTTCCGACAGGTCCTCATTTCCCGCCAACTTCATTACCATTATTCAGACCTCAAGTTCCACAACCTACCGACGTAGTAGTCGGAAATCAAATCCCACCTTCGCCTCATAGACTTTTAGATCATCCACCAAGATTATTTCCACCTCACCcgttgtttttaaaaagagaagaaCAGGAAACGCCCGCCGATTTAAGCAAACCTCCACGATCTCCATCGCCCGTAGAAGATAAAATGCATTCGCCAGAACGAGAAGATAAGAGAGAAAAAGATTCCGTAGAAGAAACCAAACCCGTACTTAATACTCACTCACAAATAATAACACCGAAACAAGAAACGAATTTAACCGACAATGAAAACGAACACGAACCGTATTCGTCTTCATTACATTACGACGATTGTAGTAATAGTAGCAAATATTCTAACGAAGATCTTTTAGAACCGAGAAGTCCACCGGGAGGTGAACCGAACGAAAACGTTCAAGACGAACCAGAAAATTTATCGAGCAGAAATAATTCCATAACTGGTCCATTAAGCATATCAACCGGACAAAGATTACCGGCGAATTTTTCTTTCGGTAATACAAGTTCACCACCGAGCAGTACCTCTTCAGGAAGTCTAGGACATTTCCCTATCAATTATTTACCAGATATCACCAAGGATCCATCCATTTACACGAATCTATTACCCAGACCGGGTAGTAACGACAACTCGTGGGAGAGTTTGATCGAAGTTACGAAAACTTCGGAAACCAGTAAATTACAACAACTAGTAGATAATATAGAACACAAATTATCAGATCCTAATCAATGTGTGATATGTCATCGAGTATTATCCTGCAAAAGCGCTCTCCAGATGCACTACAGGACACACACGGGCGAACGCCCTTTCAGGTGCAAAATTTGTGGACGAGCTTTCACGACCAAAGGTAATCTGAAGACTCACATGGGTGTTCATCGTGCTAAACCTCCGATGAGAGTATTGCATCAATGTCCCGTTTGCCATAAAAAATTCACGAACGCTTTGGTGCTTCAACAACATATCCGCCTCCACACTGGAGAACCGACAGATCTCACTCCAGAACAAATCCAAGCAGCCGAAATCAAAGATTTTCCTTCCCCTGGTGGGTTTCCGGGCCTTCCGAATTCCATACATCCATTCCTTAATCAAGGTTTTGCCGCTCCGGGACTTTCCCCGTTAGGCCATTCCGGTATGCCTCTCAATATGCGATGTGACCGAGATATCAAATCTGAGCATGGTAGTATGGACGATGATGAAGATGACGACGACGACGATGCGATGAGTACGTGCGATAATCCTCAAATACCTCCGTTTTCCTCATCGCCTTCGGATGTTCAAAATGTCGGAATGCCGGCGTCGCAATTTTCTGGAAGTGGGCTCAGTTGTTCAGCGGAAGATTTGTGCTCTAATAGAACGACTACGCCACCTCCGCTTCAAAACGGCGATAAATCTCCAAGTCAATCCGGAGTTACTAGTCCCGGAAGTGCCGATTTACGATCTTCTCCTAATAATACGTCCGTCCAG ATTCCACGTCCTCCGTCTTCACAACAAGCCAGTAGTCCGGCACCATCTGACAATTCTATAGGTGCTCTTGATTTAACACCGAGGAATCAACCTCCGATTACGAGTCCCGGACCACTAACACCCAGTGGTGCTCCTTCGATGTTTCCTTCGTTTGGGCTTTTACCTTCTGGCGGTCAATCACCGTTGATGTCATCGGCATTATCATCACTTACATCGTCAGTTCTAACGTCGACGTCGTTCAGTCCTTTGAGGTTAGCTGTCGGACCTATCGGAGCGTTAG GACGTGGGAACACAACCTGTAACTTATGCTTCAAGACTTTCGCTTGTAACTCTGCACTTGAAATCCACTACAGAAGCCATACCAAAGAAAGACCCTTTAAATGCACCGTTTGTGAAAGAGGATTCTCGACAAAG GATGGTTGTCAATGTACGCAGAGGCGTATCCAGGAGGAAGTAGAACACTTGAGAGCGCAAAATCAAAAATCGTCACTGTTCAACTCCGTTCCTTCAGTATTTTGCTTACCGATGACGCCTGGATACGCCTCATCAAGGACTAAAAAGGCG GGTAACATGAAACAACACATGCTAACACATAAAATACGAGATATGCCGCCTCACATGTTCGACAATAAACCGCCTAATATGAATAGTGAGGATAGTACACCGTTACCTCCAAGTTTACCTAAAATGGAACCTCCAAGTGATAACGAACAACCCCAAACTCAAAACCCTCTACAACCTCCTCAAGTACTTCAGCCGCCTCAGGTACCATCGCAACCGGAGAAACATGAGCTGGAATCGCAGCAAATCAAAAGAGAACCCACTGAGACTGAACTACCTTTACCTAAACGCCCTCCCA CCCTGCAGATTCACATGAGGACCCACACGGGAGACAAACCCTTCAGATGTACAGTATGCCAGAAGGCGTTCACCACCAAGGGTAATCTCAAG GTTCACATGGGAACTCATATGTGGAGCAACGGGGCATCTCGAAGAGGTCGCCGCATGTCTCTCGATCTACCTCCCATTCCCATGACACCCAAGGATTCAGAATTTCTCCAGCGGAGACCAGATCTCTTCTACCCGTACCTACCGGCTCCATTCCTTAACGGAATGCAACAAAAG CTAAACGAAATATCTCTAGTCCAGAATAATCACAACGGACTAACGGGAGCGGGTAAATATAGTGGCCTCTTAGGCTTTGGTTATCCGCCACCGGAATCCTTAAGATCTCAGGCGAGTTCTCCCGAACGCTCCGAGAGACCGCCCAGCCACGAACCCGACACCAGAGGTCTTTGGGATCTTCATTTCGAAAGGAAAAGCGCAGCCGATGCGCCTAGAGAAGATCTTCTAACACCAACAGCTAACAGGGAGGGGTTGGCTGCCTGA
- the LOC130903985 gene encoding homeotic protein spalt-major-like isoform X4, translated as MCSFEQTLQLLRLQSQMIHVFTQSHKRIDNEELDAVFNNYINLINFYHLNNDGLAEAEPVAPEELPEVLMCQRCQEQFTDVQEYLTHKEECDKKAIKHDDPAHSDPEDMVVSEDDDDDEETGNKGIEKMRRNRQDAANNNSVEEHSPDAESQRLGFPFPLSAAPGHVTLEALQNTKVAVAQFAATAMANNADNEAALQELAVLQSTLFTLQHQQVLQLQLINQLQHQLQIDRTKGDEEETAATSPSASENVDESEQNQSGCSPPPQALPTSREPTPASLPPVMPPNVQPSPAAEPPSPEVSVPSSMAQQIQPPMCSISSSLASTIITHNDEQILEEPNTLEMLQKRAQEVLDNASQGLLATNLADELAFRRSKGSMSPYESKGRNEPFFKHRCRYCGKVFGSDSALQIHIRSHTGERPYKCNVCGSRFTTKGNLKVHFQRHSQKFPHIKMNPNPVPEHLDKYHPPLLAQLGQQSSLSPGGPPHHPHLGFPTGPHFPPTSLPLFRPQVPQPTDVVVGNQIPPSPHRLLDHPPRLFPPHPLFLKREEQETPADLSKPPRSPSPVEDKMHSPEREDKREKDSVEETKPVLNTHSQIITPKQETNLTDNENEHEPYSSSLHYDDCSNSSKYSNEDLLEPRSPPGGEPNENVQDEPENLSSRNNSITGPLSISTGQRLPANFSFGNTSSPPSSTSSGSLGHFPINYLPDITKDPSIYTNLLPRPGSNDNSWESLIEVTKTSETSKLQQLVDNIEHKLSDPNQCVICHRVLSCKSALQMHYRTHTGERPFRCKICGRAFTTKGNLKTHMGVHRAKPPMRVLHQCPVCHKKFTNALVLQQHIRLHTGEPTDLTPEQIQAAEIKDFPSPGGFPGLPNSIHPFLNQGFAAPGLSPLGHSGMPLNMRCDRDIKSEHGSMDDDEDDDDDDAMSTCDNPQIPPFSSSPSDVQNVGMPASQFSGSGLSCSAEDLCSNRTTTPPPLQNGDKSPSQSGVTSPGSADLRSSPNNTSVQIPRPPSSQQASSPAPSDNSIGALDLTPRNQPPITSPGPLTPSGAPSMFPSFGLLPSGGQSPLMSSALSSLTSSVLTSTSFSPLRLAVGPIGALGRGNTTCNLCFKTFACNSALEIHYRSHTKERPFKCTVCERGFSTKGNMKQHMLTHKIRDMPPHMFDNKPPNMNSEDSTPLPPSLPKMEPPSDNEQPQTQNPLQPPQVLQPPQVPSQPEKHELESQQIKREPTETELPLPKRPPSLQSSKHLCHVCNKNFSSSSALQIHMRTHTGDKPFRCTVCQKAFTTKGNLKVHMGTHMWSNGASRRGRRMSLDLPPIPMTPKDSEFLQRRPDLFYPYLPAPFLNGMQQKLNEISLVQNNHNGLTGAGKYSGLLGFGYPPPESLRSQASSPERSERPPSHEPDTRGLWDLHFERKSAADAPREDLLTPTANREGLAA; from the exons GATTGATAATGAAGAATTAGATGCcgtatttaataattatataaacttGATAAACTTTTATCACCTCAACAATGATGGTTTGGCTGAAG cCGAACCCGTTGCTCCCGAAGAACTACCTGAAGTACTAATGTGTCAACGATGCCAGGAACAATTCACAGATGTACAAGAATATTTAACACACAAAGAAGAGTGCGacaaaaaagctataaaacACGATGACCCAGCTCATTCAGATCCGGAAGATATGGTGGTATCAGAAGACGACGATGACGATGAAGAAACGGGTAATAAAGGTATAGAAAAGATGCGGAGAAATCGACAAGACGCCGCTAATAATAATAGCGTCGAAGAACATTCTCCGGATGCCGAAAGTCAAAGATTAGGTTTCCCGTTTCCTCTATCGGCGGCACCAGGTCATGTGACGTTGGAAGCTTTGCAGAATACCAAAGTAGCCGTAGCTCAATTCGCGGCAACGGCTATGGCAAACAACGCCGATAACGAAGCAGCATTACAAGAATTAGCTGTTCTACAATCGACTTTATTCACCTTACAACACCAACAAGTATTACAGCTACAGCTTATCAATCAACTCCAACATCAGCTTCAAATAGATAGAACCAAAGGAGATGAAGAAGAAACAGCTGCCACTTCACCTTCGGCATCCGAAAATGTTGATGAAAGTGAACAAAATCAATCGGGATGTTCACCACCACCTCAAGCTTTACCTACATCTCGCGAACCGACTCCAGCTTCCCTACCTCCAGTTATGCCGCCTAACGTGCAACCTTCACCAGCTGCCGAACCTCCATCGCCGGAAGTTTCGGTTCCATCGTCGATGGCTCAGCAAATTCAACCTCCGATGTGTTCGATATCTTCGTCATTAGCGTCCACAATTATAACGCATAACGATGAACAAATATTAGAAGAACCGAATACGTTGGAAATGTTGCAAAAACGAGCTCAAGAAGTATTAGATAATGCCAGCCAAGGTTTATTAGCTACCAATTTAGCAGACGAATTAGCATTTAGAAGGAGTAAGGGATCTATGTCGCCGTATGAATCGAAAGGTAGAAACGAACCGTTCTTCAAACACCGTTGTAGATATTGTGGTAAAGTGTTCGGTTCCGATTCGGCCCTTCAAATACATATCCGCTCGCATACCGGTGAACGCCCTTACAAATGTAACGTATGTGGAAGTCGTTTCACTACTAAAGGCAATTTGAAAGTGCATTTTCAAAGACACAGTCAAAAATTTCCGCATATCAAAATGAATCCTAATCCCGTACCCGAACATCTTGATAAATATCATCCACCTTTATTAGCACAGCTAGGACAACAATCTTCTTTATCTCCCGGAGGACCGCCGCATCATCCTCACCTTGGATTTCCGACAGGTCCTCATTTCCCGCCAACTTCATTACCATTATTCAGACCTCAAGTTCCACAACCTACCGACGTAGTAGTCGGAAATCAAATCCCACCTTCGCCTCATAGACTTTTAGATCATCCACCAAGATTATTTCCACCTCACCcgttgtttttaaaaagagaagaaCAGGAAACGCCCGCCGATTTAAGCAAACCTCCACGATCTCCATCGCCCGTAGAAGATAAAATGCATTCGCCAGAACGAGAAGATAAGAGAGAAAAAGATTCCGTAGAAGAAACCAAACCCGTACTTAATACTCACTCACAAATAATAACACCGAAACAAGAAACGAATTTAACCGACAATGAAAACGAACACGAACCGTATTCGTCTTCATTACATTACGACGATTGTAGTAATAGTAGCAAATATTCTAACGAAGATCTTTTAGAACCGAGAAGTCCACCGGGAGGTGAACCGAACGAAAACGTTCAAGACGAACCAGAAAATTTATCGAGCAGAAATAATTCCATAACTGGTCCATTAAGCATATCAACCGGACAAAGATTACCGGCGAATTTTTCTTTCGGTAATACAAGTTCACCACCGAGCAGTACCTCTTCAGGAAGTCTAGGACATTTCCCTATCAATTATTTACCAGATATCACCAAGGATCCATCCATTTACACGAATCTATTACCCAGACCGGGTAGTAACGACAACTCGTGGGAGAGTTTGATCGAAGTTACGAAAACTTCGGAAACCAGTAAATTACAACAACTAGTAGATAATATAGAACACAAATTATCAGATCCTAATCAATGTGTGATATGTCATCGAGTATTATCCTGCAAAAGCGCTCTCCAGATGCACTACAGGACACACACGGGCGAACGCCCTTTCAGGTGCAAAATTTGTGGACGAGCTTTCACGACCAAAGGTAATCTGAAGACTCACATGGGTGTTCATCGTGCTAAACCTCCGATGAGAGTATTGCATCAATGTCCCGTTTGCCATAAAAAATTCACGAACGCTTTGGTGCTTCAACAACATATCCGCCTCCACACTGGAGAACCGACAGATCTCACTCCAGAACAAATCCAAGCAGCCGAAATCAAAGATTTTCCTTCCCCTGGTGGGTTTCCGGGCCTTCCGAATTCCATACATCCATTCCTTAATCAAGGTTTTGCCGCTCCGGGACTTTCCCCGTTAGGCCATTCCGGTATGCCTCTCAATATGCGATGTGACCGAGATATCAAATCTGAGCATGGTAGTATGGACGATGATGAAGATGACGACGACGACGATGCGATGAGTACGTGCGATAATCCTCAAATACCTCCGTTTTCCTCATCGCCTTCGGATGTTCAAAATGTCGGAATGCCGGCGTCGCAATTTTCTGGAAGTGGGCTCAGTTGTTCAGCGGAAGATTTGTGCTCTAATAGAACGACTACGCCACCTCCGCTTCAAAACGGCGATAAATCTCCAAGTCAATCCGGAGTTACTAGTCCCGGAAGTGCCGATTTACGATCTTCTCCTAATAATACGTCCGTCCAG ATTCCACGTCCTCCGTCTTCACAACAAGCCAGTAGTCCGGCACCATCTGACAATTCTATAGGTGCTCTTGATTTAACACCGAGGAATCAACCTCCGATTACGAGTCCCGGACCACTAACACCCAGTGGTGCTCCTTCGATGTTTCCTTCGTTTGGGCTTTTACCTTCTGGCGGTCAATCACCGTTGATGTCATCGGCATTATCATCACTTACATCGTCAGTTCTAACGTCGACGTCGTTCAGTCCTTTGAGGTTAGCTGTCGGACCTATCGGAGCGTTAG GACGTGGGAACACAACCTGTAACTTATGCTTCAAGACTTTCGCTTGTAACTCTGCACTTGAAATCCACTACAGAAGCCATACCAAAGAAAGACCCTTTAAATGCACCGTTTGTGAAAGAGGATTCTCGACAAAG GGTAACATGAAACAACACATGCTAACACATAAAATACGAGATATGCCGCCTCACATGTTCGACAATAAACCGCCTAATATGAATAGTGAGGATAGTACACCGTTACCTCCAAGTTTACCTAAAATGGAACCTCCAAGTGATAACGAACAACCCCAAACTCAAAACCCTCTACAACCTCCTCAAGTACTTCAGCCGCCTCAGGTACCATCGCAACCGGAGAAACATGAGCTGGAATCGCAGCAAATCAAAAGAGAACCCACTGAGACTGAACTACCTTTACCTAAACGCCCTCCCA GCTTACAATCAAGTAAGCATTTGTGCCACGTGTGCAATAAGAACTTCTCTTCGAGTTCAGCCCTGCAGATTCACATGAGGACCCACACGGGAGACAAACCCTTCAGATGTACAGTATGCCAGAAGGCGTTCACCACCAAGGGTAATCTCAAG GTTCACATGGGAACTCATATGTGGAGCAACGGGGCATCTCGAAGAGGTCGCCGCATGTCTCTCGATCTACCTCCCATTCCCATGACACCCAAGGATTCAGAATTTCTCCAGCGGAGACCAGATCTCTTCTACCCGTACCTACCGGCTCCATTCCTTAACGGAATGCAACAAAAG CTAAACGAAATATCTCTAGTCCAGAATAATCACAACGGACTAACGGGAGCGGGTAAATATAGTGGCCTCTTAGGCTTTGGTTATCCGCCACCGGAATCCTTAAGATCTCAGGCGAGTTCTCCCGAACGCTCCGAGAGACCGCCCAGCCACGAACCCGACACCAGAGGTCTTTGGGATCTTCATTTCGAAAGGAAAAGCGCAGCCGATGCGCCTAGAGAAGATCTTCTAACACCAACAGCTAACAGGGAGGGGTTGGCTGCCTGA